The genomic stretch ctaagacctttcttatagaaattaatgggtaagttaaaagttaacggaatattaacggagaagagaatatttaacggaaaacttaacggataatcataaaagtaaggttaaattaggtaatctctattaataatattaatctgaattatcttaaccatctatttgattaaataatccATCTAAACCATCCagtttattaaataatttgaccgccattttttctacccattttaggcctaactctctttggcttttattagtatagtagatattgtcaaatgaaattgtagttatattaaaatgatactttagtcgtgttgtaatgaaattacagtgtatataaaatgaaactgaataacaatttcacatatttgagtgtgtattgtccaatgaaaccatagttgaattagaattatactttagtggtgttgtaataaaactgtagtgtgtataaaatgaaattcaataacatatctctcatattgagtgtataatgtcaaatgaaactatagttgaaaCAAAGTGATACTTTAATTGTAACGAAATAaattacaatgtatataaaatgaaactgaatacaTCATTCAAACATGTAATTAGACGGAACGACTATTTTAAAACATACAACAAAATTTATTGTAAGGATCCCCGGGTCACAAAACCAACACCAGCGATTCCTTGAATCCttgcataattaaaaatatggaGTATGATGGAAGTGATGGAGGACGTGGGGAAGGGTTGTTAAGGAACGTGGTTAGTCTGTGGCGAGGAGCCAAATCCGGCTCAAACTCAATGTTGATGATTTGATGGGTGAGTGTGGGCTTGTGGCCGACTCCGCACGTGGGGTCTAAACTTTCCACTCCAACACACCACACAATGTCGTCACTCTTCTCTTCCTTTCCTTGTCTTCTCTTCTCCCTCCCTCATCTTAATTTCTCCTTTCTCCCCTTCTTCTTATCTTCTTTCCccccttttctttgtttttcgaTTACTTACCAACATAAAACTCCAATCTTACTCGATCCCCTCATACCCTTCAATTCGTCTCCCAGGTTCGTTTCTCTATTCTACTTTTCTTGATTCATTGGCTCGCGTCAAGGACCCCCAAATCTTATTGTCCTTCATTTTGCTTCAGCTCTAGAAACCAGGATTTCTGCCGATAAAGAAACACAaaagggtaatttttttttctgctcAATCTGCTTGGGATGAGGTCAATCGGTTTTGGCTATTCCTATTCACTCAATGTTGGAATTTCAGTGAATTATAATCCGGCTAATTCTAGTTGTGTGATTTCATTTAAAATCTTGTATAATGTATTGTATGGTTATTTAATTTTGAGCTTTCAACTGCCTGTCATGTTGCCCCAGTGTGTTTAAACAATTGAATTGAACTGTCCCTTTTGGGACAAAAAGGTGTTTTAGATGGAAGCTTGAAGTGATGAGGGAAAAGTGAGGGCACCTAGATTACTCAAAAGCATAAAGTTATCAACTTGGGATCATGGCATCTAGGATAGTGTGTTGGCATTCCAGTTCTTCTTTGTCTTCCTCATCCTGTGTATGTCAATCTAGCTCTAAATGGCTATGCAACTTGAGTTATTGCTTTCTTAGTATCAAACTTGAACTGTGTTGCTGCTTAAATTAGTGTTGCTAGTTTCTCTGGTGCAACTAGTGCAAGGTAATCCAACTGAATTGTTGTTAAACACAAGAATTATAATCCAATTTAGTAATTGCTTCAGCCCCAAACACTCAGAGAAAGGAGTAGAGGTTTTTTAATTCTATGATGCAGATCTGACATTCTTGATCTACTTTGTCTTCTTGCATCTAATGGATTGCTTTTTCTgctttttttaaagttttgatAATCAAACCTGGTACTCATGCCATAGTCATCTCAATACCACCGATATTGCTTACTTTTAACGTTTGATTTTTATTTGGCAGTAAACATACAACATTTTCAAAAATGTCATCTCCAAGTAAGAGGAGGGATATGGATGTTATGAAATTGTAAGCATCTCTGGATTGCTTGATTTAATTCTATGTCTTCTATTTTAACTTTGCTGATAAGTCATTGCATTTCGTGTGATAGGATGATGAGTGATTACACGGTGGAGCCAATAAATGATGAAATCAACAAGTTCAATGTTGAATTCCATGGTCCAAAAGAAAGTAATGGTCCTCATGTCCTCTGCTTGATTGTCTTTTTAACAAATAATGTTTCACACTTTCATCAATTCAATCACATTGCAAATTGTGTTatacactatttttatatttcactCTGGGAAAATCTGAGACctttattttacaatatttatatttcgtTCTTCCTTCACCTTTTTTCCATAATGATTTGTTACGCTTATTTCTGCAATGACATCATGATGTTTCATAGATAACTTCTGATTTTATATGtttctctttcctttttttttttgggtttgaagGTCTTTATGAAGGTGGAGTCTGGAAAGTTCGTGTGGAGCTTCCAGATGCTTATCCTTACAAGTCTCCTTCCATTGGGTTTCTAAACAAAATATTCCACCCAAATGTTGATGAACTGTGAGTTCCCTTATAATGCTATTAGATTAGTATAGCACTCTACTTGCCACATAATCATCAAGATGTTTGGAAGATATGTCCCTTAATTTCATTTTGCTAGATCTGATTTtgcttttttaaattttgtccaTTTATTGAAGGTCCGGTTCTGTATGTTTGGATGTCATCAACCAGTCATGGAGTCCAATGTTTGGTATGTGTTTACAGCAATGAAGTACAGAGTATTTATTTTCTGGGGTCTTTTATGACAGTGACAAGAAGTTTATATGAATGCATTTATCGTAGAACTGAAAATTTTAAGCGGTGTTTATTGGAGAATGTTAAAACATTCAATTTCATGAACTATAAAAGTAATTTTCTTATGGATTTTTACTCTGGCATGCAGATCTTTTAAATGTCTTTGAGGTTTTCCTCCCTCAACTCTTGCTTTACCCGAATCCATCAGATCCCTTGAATGGTGATGCAGCATCACTGATGATGAAGGACAAGAAGCAATATGACCAAAAAGTGAAAGGTGAATGGTGTTCCTTAAATGTTCAAATTTACCCTCAGGGTTTGAAATTGCCATGCTTTCAACTGAAAATTTCTCTGTTTTCAGTGGTGGTTGGGAAATGGATACATTTAGCAGCTAGTCATAAATTCACAATATGGATAAGATGTAACATCATATTACTTATTTCTCGTCCAAAatatcaaaagaaaaagaaaaagattttgAGGCATGGATCTGCTCATGAAATTCACTAGACGGAACCCCATTATGACCTGGATAGTAGAgatgtcaacggggcggggGCCGGGGGCCATACCCCCATCCCCACCCCCGACTTTCTGGCCCATTCCCCGTCCCTCCCATCCCACCGGGGAAGGGAAAAATCTCCCCATCCCCATCACCACGGGGATTATTCGGGGGCAGGGAGTTGGGTTCCCCTTTGGGTAGGatacaattgacatccctactgGATAGTGTAATTTTCATCAATCAAATGACGTTTTTTTTATGGTTATGCATCCACACCAAAAATATTGCAAAACCCTTATTCTGATTTGACAAGTAatcacaacaattttttttttgactaaaTCTTATGACAGAGTATTGTGAGCGGTACGCAAAGAAGGAAAACATCAGCACGCAGAAAGAAGAGAGCGATGAAGAGCTTAGTGATGAGTATCTTAGCGGCCAAAGTGATAGTGAAGATGAAGTTGCTGGACATGCAGACCCTTAATCAAATGGCGTGGATTTGAATAAGATGTTATTTCCATGCCACAGGTTCATTCAACCCCTTTATTGTATTACTAAATTCTTATGTAAATCTAGGACATGATCACAGGGGCATAGTCTTAGTGAATCAGTTCTTGTTACTTAAGATAATCAAAGATGAACTGTTTTAGAATGAAAATGGTAACAGTGTTTAAATTGTCTGTAACTCTGCCAACTGGATATGCAAAGGGTAATGTAATTATCTGACTTTTGTATTCTACTACCAACTTGCATTCCATTTCATTGATTCAAGAGCAGTTTGTGAGAAAATTTCCTTGTTGGGTACACAGCTGGGAACAATAATGCAATTACAGATTGGAATCTTCAATGAGCTCATATCCAATAAGTGGAATTTTTCTGTGTTGTAATCTGTTTCTGTCATCTTGGTGTGTGTGGTTGTTTTAAGTTAAACAAATAAtgcaattgatttttttaaggtAGTCAAAAAGCTACCTTTTAGTGCTTGTTTGGTTGGAagtaattgaattgcaattacaaCATAATTCGTTGAGCTCCTCAATTCGGTGCAAcatggaaaaggaaaacaatatgaaattacaacatcacccttattattattattattattattattattattatcaagtCTTTTATTCTCAATTTCCATTAATCCTATTCTTGTataacaaataatgtaatttaaattcttattttattccacattattcttttcccattgaATTATAATGTCTTTCTCTTGACATTTCATTCTTTTGCCCATGTTGACCAAGTTAAAAACTCATAGTGTTAAAAGGTTTGATGGGGCAAGAGACCTAGGAACACATcatggccaattaggactcatAGTGTTAAAAGGTTTGATGGGGCAAGAGACTCATAGGATGATAGGAACACATCATGGCCAATTAGGCTGCAATGATGTTACTAGGGGACAGACGACTCAATAATGTAAACTTTTATTTTCTACTCTTCACTTTTACTTTGACGTGACAAGATAtgttatgttatttttattctGTGTGTCTTGAAAAAAGtatcaacatcaaacttttgtATGAGGAAATAAAATTAGAGAGTAAAACTTGAGAGTCTAAgtagtatttttcatttttcaatccTCAGGGGATTGATGCATAGTTGGTTTATGGGGTTTTCAAGAGGGTTAATCAATTCCTTTAACAACCTATAAGTCAAATTCAGAAATCACTTCATATGTGTAAGGTGAAGCACTTATATAAGATACATTTCTAATAtactaaagatatatttttaatacaataaatgttattttttaagaTATATTGTTTGAGtattaaatgttcattatttggtattaAAAATCTATGATTGGGTTTTTCCTAGCTTGGGGTGAGATTTTTTGAAAGTTTTTTCTCTTGTTACTTGCAAGTGAAGGTTTTTAGgggaaaaagaaattgaaacgCGTGCTTAAGCATACAGTTTTGTCCCGTGGGTGTGTTTTGATAATGCGCCCGCTGACGGCCACTCTGAATgtgtatgtttttgttttttttttatagttgcaaGTTTTGTAATGGCCaagtgtttaattttaatttttagatttttttatttaattttgttgttcatttttgtttttaaaaaaaattatgcagtgtgatttttaaatgtaatatataattttaataaaatattattggcATTAAAATACTATGTTTATCAAGTAAATTAAACTTTGacatatttgatttaaatataaatagtcataataatcataattataattatagtttttagaaagattataaataataatcaattataatatgatttttgtaaATTGTTGGGCgtaaaaaattggaaaaaaaatatttagaaatattttttgagATAATAAATGTTGAGGTAGATGGTGAAACCCACAAAGAATGGAAGAAAAAATCTCAATGTTGAGGTTGCTCTAAGAGAAATCACATTTGTGATTTTTAGGAAGGTTTTTGCAAATGAAAAAACTATGGTGAGGTTTTGACACAATTAAGGGATGGGGGTGTTCATG from Ipomoea triloba cultivar NCNSP0323 chromosome 12, ASM357664v1 encodes the following:
- the LOC116000253 gene encoding ubiquitin-conjugating enzyme E2-23 kDa-like isoform X2, whose product is MSSPSKRRDMDVMKLMMSDYTVEPINDEINKFNVEFHGPKESLYEGGVWKVRVELPDAYPYKSPSIGFLNKIFHPNVDELSGSVCLDVINQSWSPMFDLLNVFEVFLPQLLLYPNPSDPLNGDAASLMMKDKKQYDQKVKEYCERYAKKENISTQKEESDEELSDEYLSGQSDSEDEVAGHADP
- the LOC116000253 gene encoding ubiquitin-conjugating enzyme E2-23 kDa-like isoform X1, with translation MSSLFSSFPCLLFSLPHLNFSFLPFFLSSFPPFLCFSITYQHKTPILLDPLIPFNSSPSKHTTFSKMSSPSKRRDMDVMKLMMSDYTVEPINDEINKFNVEFHGPKESLYEGGVWKVRVELPDAYPYKSPSIGFLNKIFHPNVDELSGSVCLDVINQSWSPMFDLLNVFEVFLPQLLLYPNPSDPLNGDAASLMMKDKKQYDQKVKEYCERYAKKENISTQKEESDEELSDEYLSGQSDSEDEVAGHADP